One window of Scheffersomyces stipitis CBS 6054 chromosome 1, whole genome shotgun sequence genomic DNA carries:
- the NAB2 gene encoding polyadenylated RNA binding protein (Nuclear polyadenylated RNA-binding protein), whose product MSFNPEGPVGLKLKTNLVNEIKSRFNTAQDDAVDIAEYIAVLIASNKQPQEIASEVNELVEMTVDVDFINSVFSEIDRLTREHEQAGSAQQASAAPTATVATPLQASTVPAAPANSFSSTAQTVVPNYQNNRGSRDFNARGGRGGGIAHNTNGRNDRFKKTSQFQNNKLERALESTQNPGITNVVSGSTFVPKPPKGRCPDFPFCSNKECDKAHPTRNCFSYPNCPNPPGTCNYLHPDQDQELIAKLEESKKLYADKKKNELMLQQATCRFGNKCTKDTCPYAHPSPANSDAKITTLEWCSSGKTCTDASCTKAHPPPLTALPVKEASGEIALEQCKFGSQCTNYKCPRRHATSHVPCREGANCKRYDCVFAHPFNEVCRFNEKCSNKFCMYQHPNGRSIASNTWTQEGGSAPTNARAFAVPDDQVMEQAVQD is encoded by the exons ATGCTGTTTAACCCCGAGGGACCCGTAGGGCTCAAGCTCAAAACTAATCTTGTCAACGAGATCAAGCTGCGTTTCAACACAGCCCAAGATGATGCAGTAGACATCGCAGAATATATAGCCGTGTTGATTGCCTCCAACAAACAGCCACAGGAAATCGCAAGTGAAGTCAACGAACTTGTGGAGATGACTGTAGACGTTGACTTCATAAACAGCGTGTTTTCAGAAATTGACAGACTCACGCGTGAACATGAACAAGCTGGCTCTGCTCAGCAAGCTAGTGCGGCCCCAACTGCCACTGTAGCTACTCCATTACAGGCATCTACAGTACCTGCTGCTCCAGCAAATTCCTTTTCGAGT ACGGCCCAAACGGTTGTTCCTAACTACCAGAACAACCGAGGAAGTCGAGACTTCAATGCCCGTGGCGGCAGAGGTGGCGGAATCG CCCACAATACCAACGGTAGAAACGAcagattcaagaagacGTCGCAGTTCCaaaacaacaagttggagCGTGCTCTTGAGTCTACACAAAACCCTGGAATTACCAATGTTGTGAGTGGATCAACGTTTGTACCTAAGCCTCCTAAGGGTAGATGTCCAGACTTCCCCTTCTGTAGCAATAAGGAGTGTGACAAGGCTCACCCTACCAGAAACTGCTTCTCGTATCCAAATTGTCCAAATCCACCTGGAACCTGTAACTATTTGCATCCTGACCAAGATCAAGAGTTGATTGCCAAATTGGAGGagtcgaagaagttgtatgctgataagaagaagaacgaaCTCATGTTACAACAAGCTACTTGTAGATTCGGTAACAAGTGTACTAAGGATACTTGTCCATACGCCCATCCTTCTCCAGCCAATTCTGATGCCAAGATCACTACTTTAGAATGGTGTTCTTCTGGTAAAACATGTACGGATGCTAGTTGTACCAAGGCACATCCTCCTCCACTCACTGCATTACCAGTAAAAGAAGCTTCTGGTGAAATAGCATTGGAACAGTGTAAGTTTGGTTCACAGTGTACCAACTACAAGTGTCCCAGAAGGCATGCTACGTCTCATGTTCCATGTCGTGAAGGTGCCAACTGTAAAAGATACGACTGTGTGTTCGCCCACCCTTTCAACGAAGTGTGTCGTTTCAACGAAAAGTGCAGCAATAAGTTCTGTATGTACCAACACCCCAACGGTAGATCCATTGCATCCAACACCTGGACTCAAGAAGGAGGATCTGCTCCAACCAACGCTAGAGCGTTTGCTGTTCCTGACGACCAAGTCATGGAACAAGCTGTTCAAGATTAG
- the RPS2 gene encoding 40S ribosomal protein S2 translates to MSAPEAPKRSFGGRGRGRGGPRRGRRDGEEKGWTPVTKLGRLVKAGKITTIEEIYLHALPVKEFQIIDLLLPELKDEVMKIRSVQKQTRAGQRTRMKAVVVIGDSNGHVGLGIKTAKEVASAIKAAIVIAKLSIIPIRRGYWGSNLGQPHSLPTKVTGKCGSVAVRLIPAPRGKGIVASPAVKKLMQLAGVEDVYTSSSGSTRTTENTLKAAFAAIGNTYAFLTPNLWAETKLAASPLEVYAEEAAAGKKRY, encoded by the coding sequence ATGTCTGCTCCAGAAGCTCCAAAGAGATCCTTCGGTGGAAGAGGTAGAGGTAGAGGTGGCCCAAGAAGAGGCAGAAGAGACGGTGAAGAAAAGGGATGGACTCCAGTCACCAAGTTGGGTAGATTGGTCAAGGCCGGTAAGATTACCaccattgaagaaatctaCTTGCACGCTTTGCCAGTCAAGGAATTCCAAATCATTGACTTGTTGTTGCCAGAATTGAAGGACGAAGTCATGAAGATCAGATCCGTCCAAAAGCAAACCAGAGCTGGTCAAAGAACCAGAATGAAGGCTGTTGTCGTCATTGGTGACTCCAACGGTCACGTTGGTTTAGGTATCAAGACCGCCAAGGAAGTTGCTTCCGCTATCAAGGCTGCCATTGTCATCGCCAAGTTGTCTATCATCCCAATCAGAAGAGGTTACTGGGGTTCCAACTTGGGTCAACCTCACTCCTTGCCAACCAAGGTCACTGGTAAGTGTGGTTCTGTTGCCGTTAGATTGATCCCAGCCCCAAGAGGTAAGGGTATCGTCGCTTCTCCAGctgtcaagaagttgatgcaATTGGCTggtgttgaagatgtctatacttcttcttccggTTCCACCAGAACCACCGAAAACACCTTGAAGGCCGCTTTCGCTGCTATTGGTAACACTTACGCCTTCTTGACCCCTAACTTGTGGGCTGAAACTAAGTTGGCTGCTTCTCCTTTGGAAGTCTAcgctgaagaagctgctgctggtaaGAAGAGATACTAA